A single genomic interval of Spinacia oleracea cultivar Varoflay chromosome 6, BTI_SOV_V1, whole genome shotgun sequence harbors:
- the LOC110793615 gene encoding chaperonin-like RBCX protein 1, chloroplastic, translating into MESSAIFRLSSPPPSFLTTKPNNTKTLSQTPWKHRTSLPTQVHCNKMFVPGFGEASPEAKAAKNLHQFFTYVAVKIVAAQLQSYNPEAYKDLMDFLDKHSLDDGDKFCADLMRESSEHKSLALRILEVRSAYCKNDFEWDNLKRVAVEMVNESNTKVMRDYVQETSH; encoded by the exons ATGGAATCCTCTGCAATCTTCAGGCTTTCTTCTCCTCCTCCCTCTTTCCTAACAACAAAGCCAAACAACACTAAAACTCTGTCACAAACACCATGGAAGCACAGAACTTCTCTGCCTACTCAAGTTCACTGTAACAAGATGTTTGTTCCTG GATTTGGGGAAGCATCTCCGGAAGCAAAGGCAGCTAAGAACCTCCACCAGTTCTTCACTTATGTTGCTGTCAAAATTGTTGCTGCACAACTTCAG AGCTATAACCCTGAAGCATACAAAGATTTGATGGACTTCTTGGATAAACACTCTCTAGATGATGGAGACAAGTTTTGTGCAGATTTGATGAGAGAATCCTCTGAGCATAAAAGCTTAG CACTACGAATCCTCGAG GTTCGCTCTGCTTACTGCAAGAACGACTTTGAGTGGGACAATTTAAAGCGGGTGGCTGTGGag ATGGTAAATGAATCAAACACAAAAGTCATGCGGGATTATGTCCAGGAAACAAGTCATTAA